A stretch of the Candidatus Omnitrophota bacterium genome encodes the following:
- a CDS encoding DUF177 domain-containing protein produces the protein MKVCVNEILKDGLDIERHIEASSLGIETSQITYPCPVTVRAHLERDADTVRASVSISAKARMICSRCLEQFDFNISQKGDFIYDTGNGHFIDLSDDIKDSIMLGYPMRQLCRPDCKGLCHKCGANLNQDSCGCVTR, from the coding sequence GTGAAAGTCTGCGTTAACGAGATATTGAAAGACGGGCTGGACATAGAAAGGCATATAGAGGCGAGCTCACTCGGCATAGAGACCTCACAGATAACGTATCCTTGTCCGGTCACTGTCCGCGCGCATTTGGAAAGAGATGCCGATACGGTCCGCGCGTCTGTATCAATATCGGCAAAAGCCCGCATGATATGCAGCAGATGCCTTGAGCAGTTTGATTTCAACATATCGCAAAAAGGGGATTTTATCTATGATACGGGCAACGGGCATTTCATTGATTTGAGCGACGACATAAAAGATTCTATAATGCTGGGGTATCCTATGAGGCAGTTATGCCGCCCCGATTGCAAGGGCCTGTGCCATAAGTGCGGCGCTAACCTTAACCAGGATTCCTGCGGATGCGTTACGCGATAA
- a CDS encoding acetate kinase: MKILIINSGSSSIKYRLFDLKKDRLLCKGIVERIGSDKALISHDAGRGRCFTGKVEACDHYKAIRHIFDILVSPKSGVMNSWADISAIGHRVVHGAEMFKGPVLINKAVIKAIEGFNELAPLHNPPAVLGIKACIEFAKGIPQAAVFDTAFHQTIPPYAYTYGIPYGFYKKYGIRRYGFHGTSHKYVSQQAAKILKKPLSRLNLVTCHLGNGCSITAVKSGRSIDTSMGFTPLEGLLMGTRSGDIDPAAVLFIMEKEGLSIKDADHMLNKKSGILGLSGVSNDMRDILKRLREGDKMAALILDIFAYRIIKYIGAYTAVMNRIDAVVLTGGIGENSAVIKSMIGRRVKGFLSKFRARLIVIPTDEEWMIAKETSEMVGAKNR, from the coding sequence ATGAAAATACTTATAATTAACAGCGGTTCATCCAGCATAAAATACCGGTTGTTTGACCTTAAAAAAGACAGGCTTTTGTGCAAAGGCATAGTAGAGCGTATAGGTTCTGATAAGGCGCTTATAAGCCATGATGCCGGGCGCGGAAGGTGTTTTACCGGTAAGGTTGAAGCCTGTGACCATTATAAGGCCATTAGACATATATTTGATATTTTGGTCTCTCCCAAATCGGGCGTTATGAATTCATGGGCCGACATCTCTGCCATAGGCCACCGCGTTGTCCACGGAGCCGAGATGTTTAAAGGGCCTGTGCTTATAAATAAGGCCGTTATAAAAGCAATAGAGGGCTTTAATGAATTGGCCCCGCTGCATAATCCACCGGCAGTTCTTGGCATAAAGGCATGCATTGAGTTTGCCAAGGGCATACCGCAGGCGGCTGTTTTTGACACGGCTTTTCATCAGACTATACCTCCTTATGCCTATACCTACGGCATACCTTATGGTTTTTATAAAAAATACGGGATACGCAGATACGGTTTTCACGGAACAAGCCACAAGTATGTGTCACAGCAGGCGGCAAAGATATTGAAAAAACCGCTTTCCAGACTGAACCTGGTCACCTGCCATTTGGGTAACGGTTGCAGTATAACTGCCGTAAAATCAGGCCGGTCTATTGATACGAGCATGGGTTTTACCCCGCTTGAAGGCTTGCTTATGGGTACAAGGTCAGGCGATATAGATCCTGCCGCGGTATTATTTATTATGGAAAAGGAAGGCCTCTCCATTAAGGATGCCGATCATATGCTCAATAAAAAAAGCGGCATACTCGGCCTCTCCGGCGTAAGTAACGATATGAGGGACATATTAAAACGACTACGCGAAGGCGATAAAATGGCCGCTCTTATCCTGGACATATTCGCCTACCGTATCATAAAATATATCGGCGCTTATACCGCCGTTATGAACAGGATTGACGCCGTAGTCCTTACGGGCGGCATAGGAGAAAACAGCGCTGTTATCAAGTCAATGATTGGCCGTAGGGTAAAAGGGTTTTTATCCAAATTCCGAGCCAGGCTTATTGTGATACCCACAGATGAAGAGTGGATGATAGCCAAAGAGACGTCGGAAATGGTCGGAGCAAAGAATCGGTGA
- the pta gene encoding phosphate acetyltransferase — MLRVISELRERAKHSRRRICLPEGEDERTLQALHYIVREKLADITLLGDKGKIASICKAKGFALGNTEIIDPAASDKLDVYTDGLYGKRKNKDMTRDDVRAMLVQKPVYFAAMLVGEKKADGFVAGAVHTTRDVARSALWCIGVNPEVKTMSSSFIMVLQDESFGEGGVLVFADCGIVPEPSPRQLANIAMSAARLMQNIFNVQPRIAVLSFSTKGSGKTEATENLVRAVEITREKYPNLLIDGELQADAALVPDIAKRKAPDSPVGGKANVLIFPNLESGNIAYKLTERLAKARALGPLLHGVMAPCSDLSRGCSADDIIDIVCVTSLRCAHT; from the coding sequence ATGCTTAGGGTGATATCGGAATTAAGAGAAAGGGCCAAACATTCCAGGCGCAGGATATGCCTGCCCGAAGGCGAGGACGAGCGCACGCTTCAGGCGCTTCATTATATTGTCCGCGAAAAACTCGCGGATATTACACTCCTGGGAGATAAAGGTAAGATAGCTTCTATCTGCAAGGCCAAGGGTTTCGCCCTTGGCAATACAGAGATAATAGATCCTGCCGCGTCGGACAAACTTGACGTTTATACGGACGGCCTTTACGGGAAGAGAAAGAACAAGGACATGACCAGGGATGACGTAAGGGCCATGCTTGTTCAAAAGCCCGTATACTTCGCGGCCATGCTTGTAGGAGAAAAAAAAGCCGATGGTTTTGTTGCCGGCGCGGTCCACACTACGAGAGATGTGGCCAGGTCGGCCTTGTGGTGTATAGGAGTTAACCCTGAAGTTAAAACAATGTCAAGCTCGTTTATAATGGTGTTACAGGACGAATCTTTTGGCGAAGGGGGAGTTCTGGTATTTGCCGATTGCGGCATTGTCCCCGAGCCCTCTCCGAGACAGCTTGCCAATATTGCCATGTCCGCCGCGCGCCTTATGCAGAATATATTTAACGTTCAGCCGCGTATAGCGGTATTGAGTTTTTCTACAAAAGGAAGCGGCAAAACAGAGGCAACCGAAAACCTGGTGAGGGCCGTTGAAATAACAAGAGAAAAATACCCGAATCTTTTAATTGACGGCGAGCTCCAGGCTGATGCCGCTTTAGTGCCTGATATAGCAAAAAGAAAAGCGCCGGACAGCCCTGTAGGAGGCAAGGCGAATGTCCTGATATTTCCTAACCTTGAGTCAGGCAATATCGCCTATAAGCTGACGGAAAGGCTTGCCAAGGCCAGGGCCCTTGGCCCGTTATTGCACGGGGTTATGGCCCCATGCAGTGATCTTTCCAGGGGGTGCTCTGCCGACGACATCATAGATATAGTTTGTGTCACATCCCTAAGATGCGCGCACACTTAA
- the mtnP gene encoding S-methyl-5'-thioadenosine phosphorylase: MSKLGIIGGSGLYDMPNLRAVEWIGIRTPFGKPSDKFLRAELSGRDVIFLPRHGRGHHLLPGEINNAANIYAMKKLGVDTIISVSTVGSLRQEIKPMDIVIPDQYVDRTNQARSGTLFGNGLAAHITFSDPVCPVLSKLLFDAASALGLPAHAKGVYLNMEGPSFSTRAESNLYRSWGMDIIGMTNLHEARCAREAEICYATLAMVTDYDCWHESDNASVDIIIQNLSRNIDNAKKILETVSSRLPQKRDCLCAGALKGAIITKPAAILADVRKRLDIIIGKYL; encoded by the coding sequence ATGTCAAAACTTGGTATCATAGGCGGCAGTGGTTTATACGACATGCCCAACCTGCGTGCCGTGGAATGGATAGGCATACGAACGCCGTTTGGTAAGCCGTCGGATAAATTCCTCCGCGCCGAACTGTCCGGCAGGGATGTCATATTCTTACCAAGGCACGGCAGGGGGCACCATCTTTTACCCGGAGAAATTAACAATGCGGCGAATATTTACGCTATGAAAAAACTCGGCGTTGATACAATAATATCCGTTTCTACCGTAGGCAGCCTTAGGCAGGAGATTAAGCCTATGGATATAGTCATACCGGACCAGTATGTTGACAGGACGAACCAGGCCAGGTCAGGCACATTGTTCGGTAACGGCCTCGCGGCACACATAACGTTTTCCGACCCTGTCTGCCCGGTATTGTCAAAACTGCTCTTTGACGCGGCCTCGGCGCTGGGCCTGCCTGCTCACGCAAAAGGCGTATATCTTAACATGGAAGGGCCTTCATTTTCTACCAGGGCGGAATCAAATCTCTATAGGAGCTGGGGCATGGATATTATCGGCATGACGAATCTTCATGAAGCCAGATGCGCCAGGGAAGCGGAGATATGTTATGCCACATTGGCCATGGTCACGGACTATGACTGTTGGCATGAGTCGGACAATGCCAGCGTTGATATTATAATACAGAACCTCTCGCGCAATATAGATAACGCTAAAAAAATATTAGAAACCGTATCAAGCCGATTGCCCCAAAAAAGAGACTGTCTTTGCGCCGGCGCCTTAAAAGGCGCTATTATTACAAAGCCCGCAGCTATTTTGGCAGATGTAAGAAAAAGGCTTGATATCATAATCGGAAAATATTTATGA